A stretch of the Polyangiaceae bacterium genome encodes the following:
- a CDS encoding PD40 domain-containing protein, with the protein MFESRPVALSLLLGLTLWGGASCSQRDVEAEGSYYDRKISPILTGSCVVSPTGSQCHIVADDRGNALGNLDVTSYEMVAKRKDLLAKYGPYGMPALLAKAVSPQMLKLTHYDGQDVLIQTDIPHAGGSILDTGSAGFRTILAWLERGATKNNAAPKQPEIERDPCVESIGTDALFDKTKDPTNPDYQLFLDKVNPWLVKNCAAGNCHGTTEAAFPISCGKTDEQKRWNYFSASDYVAVSPQFSEILTRPLNPAYGGVYHQGGWVFDSTNDDDYKTVLDWATQHGGPTNIPTDPGFDFFARRVQPMLVKRGCVLLGCHSSPVFNEFRPRPPSGGHFGIASSRHNYHDVLKQVAIESPDPNAGRLIRKNLEPGPGNPGIRHRGGPLFALGGDPSACDLQAAETGPLDEQTPYCVLVAWIAKERAERLKNLPPLSGIVYVKRAPLGQPETMQDWETYRPGADLRWVDASLDANGAITSGGGDASLLGGCGLNATTADVRRPMVSWDGKRIAFGARSAASEPYKVYVMNADGSACAPEPIINAPPTDNTGAPVPDNGELIHNFDPAFAPDGGIVFTSSRGNILAGHMFPGPQRSAADPSKLNANLYVLEKGKIRQVTFLSNQEMYPAFKINGQLLMTTEKRTPGFYQLAARRINLDGGDYHPLFGQRAHFGHLQLTETSQLLDQNFVGIASDRGAANLAGALVVINRSIGQDNVSQNPDDYAEDPDALEYAKTPFYQRSLTNVDPAATGRVGQPTQGAYRNPSLLPNGDILVSYAANVVDLGNFSGNFDVVAVDPATGQRTPLPGLSDPAADEIWPVAVFGRIDRGVFRTTPGGDSVFHGVVYQEDDDQKRTDRFQLNIVDFPMIAAMLFQSTRSGRHVNTEMKSFEAWASVPPNIKSFAEASPNVAEDEYGKVWAYRVKVGTVPLLADGSVKVQAPAGYPVVLAVEQQLKGDTKPTLHHQREELQFYPGEWLTLSFRREVFNNFCGGCHGPTTGKEFDVSIKPDIISHASKSDQRNAKPLDAASGFKPETFMGPPYP; encoded by the coding sequence ATGTTCGAATCGCGCCCGGTTGCCTTGTCGCTTCTGCTCGGTCTGACTCTCTGGGGCGGGGCGAGCTGTAGTCAGCGCGACGTCGAAGCGGAGGGTAGCTACTACGACCGCAAGATCTCGCCCATCCTGACCGGCTCGTGCGTGGTCAGCCCGACGGGCTCGCAGTGTCACATCGTCGCCGACGACCGCGGCAACGCCCTCGGCAACCTCGACGTGACCAGCTACGAGATGGTCGCGAAGCGCAAGGACCTCTTGGCGAAGTACGGGCCCTACGGCATGCCCGCGCTGCTCGCCAAGGCCGTCTCGCCGCAGATGCTGAAGCTGACGCACTACGACGGGCAGGACGTCCTGATCCAGACCGACATCCCGCACGCCGGCGGCTCGATCCTGGACACGGGCTCGGCGGGCTTCCGCACCATCTTGGCCTGGCTCGAGCGGGGCGCGACCAAGAACAACGCGGCGCCGAAGCAGCCGGAAATCGAGCGCGACCCCTGCGTCGAGAGCATCGGCACCGACGCGCTCTTCGACAAGACCAAGGACCCGACGAACCCCGACTACCAGCTCTTCCTCGACAAGGTGAACCCTTGGCTGGTGAAGAACTGCGCGGCGGGGAACTGCCACGGCACGACGGAGGCGGCGTTTCCGATCTCCTGCGGGAAGACCGACGAGCAGAAACGCTGGAACTACTTCTCTGCCAGCGACTACGTCGCCGTCTCGCCGCAGTTCAGCGAGATCCTGACGCGGCCGCTGAACCCCGCCTACGGCGGAGTGTACCACCAGGGCGGCTGGGTCTTCGACTCCACGAACGACGACGACTACAAGACCGTGCTCGACTGGGCGACGCAGCACGGCGGCCCGACCAACATCCCGACCGATCCGGGCTTCGACTTCTTCGCCCGGCGCGTGCAGCCGATGCTGGTCAAGCGCGGCTGCGTGCTGCTCGGCTGCCACTCGTCGCCGGTGTTCAACGAGTTCCGACCGCGCCCGCCCAGCGGCGGGCACTTCGGCATCGCGTCCAGCCGGCACAACTACCACGACGTGCTGAAGCAGGTCGCCATCGAGTCGCCGGATCCGAACGCCGGTCGGCTGATCCGCAAGAACCTCGAGCCCGGTCCGGGCAACCCCGGCATTCGCCACCGCGGCGGCCCGCTCTTCGCCCTGGGCGGCGACCCGAGCGCGTGCGATCTGCAAGCCGCCGAGACCGGTCCGCTCGACGAGCAGACCCCCTATTGCGTGCTGGTGGCCTGGATCGCCAAGGAGCGCGCGGAGCGCCTGAAGAACCTCCCGCCGCTGTCGGGCATCGTCTACGTGAAGCGCGCGCCGCTCGGCCAGCCGGAGACGATGCAAGACTGGGAGACGTACCGGCCCGGTGCGGATCTGCGCTGGGTGGACGCCTCCCTGGACGCGAACGGAGCCATCACCAGCGGCGGTGGTGACGCCAGCCTGCTCGGCGGCTGCGGCCTGAACGCGACGACGGCCGACGTGCGCCGCCCGATGGTCTCCTGGGACGGCAAGAGGATCGCGTTTGGAGCGCGGAGCGCCGCCAGCGAGCCCTACAAGGTCTACGTGATGAACGCCGACGGCTCGGCCTGCGCGCCGGAGCCGATCATCAACGCGCCGCCGACCGACAATACCGGCGCCCCGGTGCCCGACAACGGAGAGCTGATCCACAACTTCGATCCCGCGTTCGCGCCCGATGGCGGCATCGTGTTCACCTCCAGCCGCGGCAACATCCTGGCGGGTCACATGTTCCCCGGACCGCAGCGCTCGGCGGCCGACCCTTCCAAGCTGAACGCGAACCTGTACGTGCTCGAGAAGGGAAAGATCCGCCAGGTGACGTTCCTGTCGAACCAGGAGATGTACCCGGCGTTCAAGATCAACGGGCAGCTCTTGATGACCACCGAGAAGCGGACGCCCGGCTTCTACCAACTCGCCGCGCGACGCATCAACCTGGACGGCGGCGACTACCACCCGCTGTTCGGGCAGCGCGCGCACTTCGGTCACCTCCAGCTGACGGAGACCTCGCAGCTGCTCGACCAGAACTTCGTCGGCATCGCCAGCGACCGCGGCGCCGCGAACCTGGCCGGCGCCCTGGTCGTCATCAACCGCTCCATCGGTCAGGACAACGTCAGCCAGAACCCTGACGACTACGCGGAAGATCCGGACGCGCTCGAGTACGCCAAGACGCCGTTTTATCAGCGCTCGCTCACCAACGTCGATCCGGCGGCGACCGGTCGCGTCGGCCAGCCGACGCAGGGCGCCTACCGCAACCCGTCGCTCTTGCCGAACGGTGACATCCTGGTCAGCTACGCCGCGAACGTGGTCGATCTCGGCAACTTCAGCGGCAACTTCGACGTGGTTGCGGTGGATCCGGCCACCGGACAGCGCACGCCGCTGCCGGGGCTGTCCGACCCCGCCGCCGACGAGATCTGGCCGGTCGCGGTGTTCGGTCGCATCGATCGCGGCGTCTTTCGCACCACCCCCGGCGGCGACTCGGTGTTCCACGGCGTGGTCTACCAGGAGGACGACGATCAGAAGCGCACCGATCGCTTCCAGCTCAACATCGTGGACTTCCCGATGATCGCCGCGATGCTGTTCCAGAGCACGCGCTCGGGCCGTCACGTGAACACCGAGATGAAGTCGTTCGAGGCCTGGGCCAGCGTGCCGCCGAACATAAAGAGCTTCGCCGAGGCGAGCCCGAACGTCGCCGAGGACGAGTACGGCAAAGTCTGGGCGTACCGGGTCAAGGTCGGCACGGTGCCGCTGCTAGCCGACGGCTCGGTCAAGGTGCAGGCGCCG